A single Aquipuribacter sp. SD81 DNA region contains:
- a CDS encoding PRC and DUF2382 domain-containing protein produces MITTDQVQALLDGDGTVVGRDGEKLGSVGQVFLDDRTGTPEWVTVTTGLFGTSQSFVPLAEGTADGSRVTVPYAKDTVKGAPRVDDSAGHLSQEQEGELYRHYGLADPSHDEADRTDRTDRAQTGGAPAGAQGRDTSGPTTDEAMTRSEEQLHVGTERVERGRARLRKYVVTEDVTTTVPVSHEEVRLEREPVTDANRDEAMSGGDLTSEEHEVVLTEERVTVDKETVPVERVRVGTETVTEDREVTEQVRKEQIEQVDGGEGSDAPRPDARR; encoded by the coding sequence ATGATCACCACTGACCAGGTCCAGGCACTGCTCGACGGCGACGGCACGGTCGTCGGCCGCGACGGCGAGAAGCTCGGCTCCGTCGGGCAGGTCTTCCTCGACGACAGGACCGGCACGCCGGAGTGGGTGACGGTCACGACCGGCCTGTTCGGCACCTCGCAGTCCTTCGTGCCGCTCGCCGAGGGCACCGCGGACGGCAGCCGCGTCACCGTCCCCTACGCGAAGGACACGGTGAAGGGCGCCCCGCGCGTCGACGACTCCGCCGGTCACCTCTCGCAGGAGCAGGAGGGCGAGCTGTACCGCCACTACGGGCTCGCGGACCCCTCCCACGACGAGGCCGACCGCACCGACCGGACCGACCGCGCGCAGACCGGTGGCGCCCCGGCCGGCGCCCAGGGCCGCGACACCTCCGGGCCCACCACCGACGAGGCCATGACGCGCTCGGAGGAGCAGCTGCACGTCGGCACCGAGCGGGTCGAGAGAGGACGCGCCCGGCTGCGCAAGTACGTCGTGACGGAGGACGTCACCACCACGGTGCCGGTCAGCCACGAGGAGGTCCGGCTCGAGCGCGAGCCCGTGACCGACGCCAACCGCGACGAGGCCATGAGCGGCGGCGACCTCACCTCCGAGGAGCACGAGGTGGTCCTCACCGAGGAGCGGGTCACCGTCGACAAGGAGACCGTCCCGGTCGAGCGCGTCCGCGTCGGCACGGAGACCGTGACCGAGGACCGCGAGGTCACCGAGCAGGTCCGCAAGGAGCAGATCGAGCAGGTCGACGGCGGCGAGGGCTCCGACGCCCCCCGCCCCGACGCCCGCCGCTGA
- a CDS encoding HIT family protein: MAPDYTPRGSRARCVFCAVVAGAAPAHEVLRTDRVVGFLDRNPLFHGHVLLVPVVHVQTHDEIPADLATDWLAASQALQRAVEQATGADGALLIVNNVVSQSVPHVHQHVIPRHRDDGLSRWLGPRRRYRDDAHAAATAAAVRAALTLR; this comes from the coding sequence GTGGCGCCGGACTACACCCCGCGCGGGTCCCGCGCCCGCTGCGTGTTCTGCGCGGTGGTCGCGGGCGCCGCGCCCGCCCACGAGGTGCTCCGCACCGACCGGGTCGTGGGCTTCCTCGACCGGAACCCCCTGTTCCACGGCCACGTGCTGCTCGTGCCGGTCGTGCACGTGCAGACCCACGACGAGATCCCGGCCGACCTCGCGACGGACTGGCTCGCCGCGAGCCAGGCGCTCCAGCGGGCGGTCGAGCAGGCGACGGGAGCCGACGGGGCGCTGCTCATCGTCAACAACGTCGTCAGCCAGTCCGTGCCGCACGTGCACCAGCACGTCATCCCCCGCCACCGGGACGACGGCCTGAGCCGCTGGCTCGGCCCGCGGCGGCGCTACCGCGACGACGCGCACGCGGCGGCCACGGCCGCCGCGGTCCGCGCGGCCCTCACCCTGCGCTGA
- a CDS encoding methyltransferase domain-containing protein, with protein MADEAADGGHGFPDGFFDRFDDSPDARFYDQPRLVTHIDDRAVAAVGALYAELGVDGSAQEPRRVLDLMGSWVSHFRVPPHELVVLGLNAAELAANPAATERVVRDLNADPSLPFPDASFDAVVCCVSVDYLVRPVEVLREVGRVLRPGQPVVLTFSNRLFWTKAVRGWLEADEAGRCDIAAAYVRAAGGFDEPEVSLRTPRASAGDPLWAVVARRRGVATAAADDGVSAG; from the coding sequence GTGGCGGACGAGGCGGCTGACGGCGGTCACGGCTTCCCGGACGGCTTCTTCGACCGGTTCGACGACTCGCCGGACGCGCGCTTCTACGACCAGCCGCGCCTCGTCACCCACATCGACGACCGGGCGGTCGCGGCCGTCGGGGCGCTGTACGCCGAGCTGGGCGTCGACGGCTCGGCGCAGGAGCCGCGCCGGGTCCTCGACCTCATGGGCTCGTGGGTGTCGCACTTCCGTGTCCCGCCGCACGAGCTGGTCGTGCTCGGGCTCAACGCCGCCGAGCTCGCCGCGAACCCCGCCGCGACGGAGCGGGTCGTGCGGGACCTCAACGCCGACCCGTCACTGCCCTTTCCGGACGCCTCGTTCGACGCCGTCGTCTGCTGCGTGTCCGTCGACTACCTCGTCCGTCCCGTCGAGGTGCTGCGCGAGGTCGGCCGCGTCCTGCGGCCGGGTCAGCCGGTGGTGCTGACGTTCTCGAACCGGCTGTTCTGGACCAAGGCGGTGCGGGGGTGGCTCGAGGCCGACGAGGCGGGCCGCTGCGACATCGCGGCCGCGTACGTGCGCGCCGCGGGCGGCTTCGACGAGCCGGAGGTCAGCCTCCGCACGCCGCGCGCCTCGGCCGGCGACCCGCTGTGGGCGGTCGTCGCCCGGCGCCGGGGCGTGGCGACCGCGGCTGCGGACGACGGCGTCAGCGCAGGGTGA
- a CDS encoding FMN-binding negative transcriptional regulator, with protein MRTEPPYRMDDPEEVRRLVRRHPWATLVSATEAGLVASHYPVLLDEAADGLALFSHVGRPDEERHELGRHEVLVVVQGPQHYVSPSWYPPEQVVPTWNHVTVHLWGTPRLLGPEENWAALAALTDHLEAGRPGARRLAEDEAGTRALARGTVGFHLRVDRFEGRAKLSQDKAPEVVRSVVEHLDGLDPALAAEMRRHHGGR; from the coding sequence ATGCGCACCGAGCCGCCGTACCGCATGGACGACCCGGAGGAGGTGCGCCGACTCGTGAGGCGCCACCCGTGGGCGACCCTCGTCAGCGCGACGGAGGCGGGCCTGGTCGCCTCGCACTACCCGGTGCTGCTCGACGAGGCGGCCGACGGGCTCGCGCTGTTCAGCCACGTGGGCCGGCCCGACGAGGAGCGTCACGAGCTGGGCCGCCACGAGGTGCTCGTCGTCGTGCAGGGCCCGCAGCACTACGTGTCGCCGAGCTGGTACCCGCCGGAGCAGGTGGTGCCGACGTGGAACCACGTCACCGTCCACCTGTGGGGGACGCCGCGCCTGCTCGGGCCCGAGGAGAACTGGGCGGCGCTCGCCGCCCTCACCGACCACCTCGAGGCAGGCCGGCCGGGCGCTCGCCGCCTCGCCGAGGACGAGGCGGGGACCCGGGCCCTCGCGCGCGGCACCGTCGGCTTCCACCTCCGCGTCGACCGGTTCGAGGGGCGCGCCAAGCTGAGCCAGGACAAGGCACCGGAGGTGGTCCGCTCGGTCGTCGAGCACCTCGACGGGCTCGACCCGGCCCTGGCGGCCGAGATGCGCCGGCACCACGGCGGGCGGTGA
- a CDS encoding cupin domain-containing protein: MSWPDPLHRPYPRAVHTGADGEVSAWLRRDGAPPDVTYPSGGTCEYLATGDRTRGRFGLYRWTFGEAETGPEPHFHRSISEQFYVLSGEVRLFDGRDWLTAGVGDFLYVPEGGVHAFRGSGGASMLLVFAPGGPREDYFETLARGAPTDPVERALFMARHDTYWV; encoded by the coding sequence ATGTCGTGGCCCGACCCGCTGCACCGGCCCTACCCACGGGCCGTCCACACCGGTGCCGACGGTGAGGTGTCGGCGTGGCTGCGCCGCGACGGCGCCCCGCCCGACGTCACGTACCCCAGCGGCGGCACGTGCGAGTACCTCGCGACCGGCGACCGGACGCGCGGGCGGTTCGGGCTGTACCGGTGGACCTTCGGCGAGGCCGAGACGGGGCCTGAGCCGCACTTCCACCGGTCGATCTCCGAGCAGTTCTACGTGCTGTCCGGCGAGGTGCGGCTGTTCGACGGCCGCGACTGGCTGACGGCGGGGGTCGGCGACTTCCTCTACGTGCCCGAGGGCGGGGTGCACGCCTTCCGCGGCTCCGGTGGTGCGTCGATGCTGCTGGTGTTCGCCCCCGGCGGCCCGCGCGAGGACTACTTCGAGACGCTCGCGCGCGGCGCACCGACCGACCCGGTCGAGCGGGCCCTGTTCATGGCCCGCCACGACACGTACTGGGTGTGA
- a CDS encoding helix-turn-helix transcriptional regulator, which yields MDSATRHVVPSTRTEPAPVLEVRSRAGGPAAQPVEESLLLSLISTRVTEVALLVQALAGRPAVVHVGEGTEPGTPVPSHRAASQPVTVLHVPRRRTGAVEAPPATGPDGRTTPGPGTAPDPPPGRDGRATPDLLARLSRRELDVLRLMAQGWSNAAVAQRLHVSERTVEATTAHVFRKLELEASPQVNRRVLAVLLLLDAR from the coding sequence ATGGACTCAGCGACCCGGCACGTGGTGCCCTCGACGCGCACGGAGCCCGCTCCGGTCCTCGAGGTGAGGTCCCGCGCCGGCGGCCCGGCGGCGCAGCCGGTGGAGGAGTCGCTGCTGCTGTCCCTCATCAGCACCCGCGTCACCGAGGTGGCGCTGCTCGTGCAGGCCCTCGCGGGACGCCCGGCGGTGGTCCACGTCGGCGAGGGGACTGAGCCCGGCACGCCGGTGCCGTCGCACCGCGCGGCGTCGCAGCCCGTCACGGTGCTGCACGTGCCGCGCCGGCGGACCGGTGCGGTCGAGGCTCCCCCGGCCACGGGACCCGACGGGCGGACGACACCCGGGCCGGGGACCGCGCCCGACCCGCCGCCCGGGCGCGACGGGCGGGCCACCCCGGACCTCCTCGCACGCCTGAGCCGGCGCGAGCTCGACGTGCTGCGCCTCATGGCGCAGGGCTGGTCGAACGCCGCCGTCGCGCAGCGGCTCCACGTGAGCGAGCGGACGGTCGAGGCGACGACCGCGCACGTGTTCCGCAAGCTCGAGCTCGAGGCCTCCCCGCAGGTGAACCGGCGCGTGCTCGCGGTCCTGCTGCTCCTCGACGCCCGCTGA
- a CDS encoding ATP-binding protein, which yields MLGRTTAGSPDGTTSFGGLLRDLRERAGLTQEELAARAGLTPHGVGALERGVRTRPYPHTVRSLADALGLADDDRARLVAAVPRRPPRAASAAPPADPGGPGGDTAPGPPGPAGGAGGRGRASAPVTPLVVPPTSLHGRDDDVAEVVSLVRGGARLVTLTGPGGVGKTRLAAAAAAALRDGHPDGNVAVPLVPLLDPADVVPAVARATGADGDGLDAVVDRLTGCRLLLVLDNFEHLLPAAQDVGVLVARCPELTVLVSSRAPLRVRGEAEHPVPPLALPSRGTRDLAALAASAAGALALERARAAAPGAGAPTGDDVEALAELCHVLAGLPLALELATARLRLLTPGELLDRLDELSPASAARDLPERQRTMRAALDWSHDLLSGPERTVFHVLGVFRGGAVLTAVEQVVAASTDVAREQVVGLLSALVEHSLVTAARGPGGAVRYGMLEPVAQYARLHLRGEELLAVEAAHAEWAADFADRLAPALEREEQVAWLERTDAEEANLLVAVERALAGGGALTATRIVWSTWLYWWMRGRISTGRRAAEHALGAAGDAVPVEWRARLHLVLASMAFAADDVPVATAEWAMARSLAPADMPAVVAGATAGSGLTALAVGDLPGAERWFGTGLANAERAGEEGSWLRSLTHVWLGTVALLRGDVDVAAREATTGLSLARERGDRLVSYVALFTLARVALAHGSAGEARDRLHEACRLSVETGDAANLAFVLDMLAVVESADARHDRVPVLVGAALGLRESGSAPVYGFYVPDGEAYDAAVARSREVLGPDGFDDALDRGRGLDVAACAALVLGG from the coding sequence GTGCTGGGGCGGACGACGGCGGGCAGCCCGGACGGGACGACGTCCTTCGGTGGGCTGCTGCGCGACCTGCGGGAGCGGGCGGGGCTGACCCAGGAGGAGCTCGCGGCGCGGGCGGGGCTGACCCCGCACGGCGTCGGGGCGCTGGAGCGGGGAGTGCGCACGCGCCCCTACCCCCACACGGTCCGCTCCCTCGCCGACGCCCTCGGTCTGGCCGACGACGACCGTGCGCGTCTGGTCGCGGCCGTCCCCCGCCGGCCTCCGCGTGCCGCCTCAGCAGCGCCGCCCGCGGACCCCGGGGGACCCGGTGGCGACACGGCCCCCGGGCCGCCGGGTCCTGCCGGTGGCGCAGGAGGGCGTGGCCGCGCGTCCGCGCCGGTGACCCCGCTGGTGGTGCCCCCGACGTCGCTGCACGGGCGGGACGACGACGTCGCCGAGGTCGTGTCGCTCGTGCGGGGCGGGGCGCGGCTCGTCACCCTCACCGGGCCGGGCGGGGTCGGCAAGACCCGCCTCGCGGCGGCAGCGGCGGCCGCGCTGCGGGACGGGCACCCCGACGGCAACGTCGCCGTGCCGCTCGTGCCGCTGCTCGACCCCGCCGACGTGGTTCCGGCCGTGGCCCGGGCCACCGGCGCCGACGGCGACGGTCTCGATGCGGTCGTCGACCGCCTCACGGGGTGCCGGCTGCTGCTCGTGCTCGACAACTTCGAGCACCTGCTGCCCGCCGCGCAGGACGTCGGGGTCCTGGTCGCGCGCTGCCCGGAGCTCACGGTGCTGGTGTCGAGCCGGGCGCCGCTGAGGGTGCGGGGCGAGGCCGAGCACCCCGTGCCGCCGCTCGCCCTGCCGTCGCGGGGCACCCGTGACCTGGCCGCGCTCGCGGCCTCGGCCGCCGGTGCGCTCGCCCTCGAGCGGGCCCGGGCCGCCGCGCCGGGTGCCGGGGCGCCGACCGGCGACGACGTCGAGGCCCTCGCCGAGCTGTGCCACGTGCTCGCCGGCCTGCCGCTCGCCCTCGAGCTCGCCACCGCCCGGCTCCGTCTGCTGACCCCGGGGGAGCTGCTGGACAGGCTCGACGAGCTGTCGCCCGCGTCCGCGGCGCGCGACCTGCCCGAGCGCCAGCGCACGATGCGGGCTGCCCTGGACTGGAGCCACGACCTGCTGAGCGGACCGGAGCGGACGGTCTTCCACGTGCTCGGCGTGTTCCGCGGCGGGGCGGTGCTGACCGCGGTGGAGCAGGTCGTCGCGGCGAGCACCGACGTGGCGCGGGAGCAGGTGGTCGGGCTGCTCTCCGCCCTCGTCGAGCACTCGCTGGTGACGGCGGCCCGGGGACCGGGTGGTGCCGTGCGCTACGGGATGCTCGAACCCGTCGCCCAGTACGCCCGCCTGCACCTGCGGGGCGAGGAGCTCCTCGCCGTGGAGGCCGCCCACGCGGAGTGGGCAGCGGACTTCGCGGACCGGCTCGCGCCGGCGCTCGAGCGTGAGGAGCAGGTCGCCTGGCTCGAGCGCACCGACGCGGAGGAGGCCAACCTGCTCGTCGCCGTCGAGCGGGCCCTCGCGGGCGGTGGCGCGCTCACCGCGACCCGCATCGTCTGGTCGACGTGGCTGTACTGGTGGATGCGCGGGCGCATCAGCACGGGCCGGCGCGCGGCCGAGCACGCCCTCGGCGCGGCCGGGGACGCCGTCCCGGTCGAGTGGCGGGCGCGGCTGCACCTGGTCCTCGCGAGCATGGCCTTCGCGGCGGACGACGTGCCGGTCGCGACGGCCGAGTGGGCCATGGCGCGCAGCCTCGCCCCGGCGGACATGCCGGCCGTCGTGGCCGGGGCGACCGCCGGCAGCGGCCTGACCGCGCTGGCCGTCGGTGACCTGCCCGGCGCCGAGCGCTGGTTCGGTACCGGCCTGGCCAACGCCGAGCGGGCGGGGGAGGAGGGCAGCTGGCTGCGGTCGCTCACGCACGTGTGGCTCGGGACCGTCGCACTGCTGCGGGGGGACGTCGACGTCGCGGCGCGCGAGGCGACGACCGGGCTCTCGCTCGCCCGGGAGCGCGGGGACCGGCTCGTGTCCTACGTCGCGCTCTTCACCCTGGCCCGCGTGGCCCTCGCGCACGGCTCGGCCGGTGAGGCGCGCGACCGCCTGCACGAGGCGTGCCGGCTGTCGGTCGAGACCGGCGACGCCGCCAACCTCGCGTTCGTCCTCGACATGCTCGCGGTCGTGGAGTCGGCCGACGCCCGTCACGACCGCGTCCCGGTCCTGGTCGGCGCCGCCCTCGGGCTGCGGGAGTCGGGGAGCGCGCCCGTCTACGGCTTCTACGTCCCGGACGGTGAGGCGTACGACGCCGCGGTCGCCCGCTCGCGGGAGGTGCTCGGACCGGACGGGTTCGACGACGCCCTCGACCGGGGCCGGGGACTCGACGTCGCAGCCTGCGCCGCGCTCGTCCTCGGCGGCTGA
- a CDS encoding TIGR03557 family F420-dependent LLM class oxidoreductase produces the protein MQVGFKLATEGHDPKEIIELGVHAERAGFDFVELSDHYHPWLEEQGHSGFTWTMLGSLAARTERLGLATGVTCPIIRYHPAVVAQAAATTALLSDGRFTLGIGAGERLNEHVVGGGWPAVSVRHAMLVEALEIIHRLFEGGYQSYEGRYLTLEDARVFDLPKEPVPLAVAAGGPRAARLAADKGDGLFVTEPDPDLLATFREAGGTGPSYAEVPLAFGTTEDEAAQEAHRTSRWTLSGWKVMAELPNPVNFDAASGTVTLDDIKGQFSCGPDVERHVEQARPFAEAGYDHLVLMDVGPDPHAFLDFAADGLIDRVRALGG, from the coding sequence ATGCAGGTCGGCTTCAAGCTCGCCACGGAGGGTCACGACCCGAAGGAGATCATCGAGCTCGGCGTGCACGCCGAGCGCGCCGGCTTCGACTTCGTCGAGCTGAGCGACCACTACCACCCCTGGCTGGAGGAGCAGGGTCACAGCGGGTTCACGTGGACCATGCTCGGCTCGCTCGCCGCCCGGACCGAGCGCCTCGGCCTGGCCACCGGCGTGACGTGCCCGATCATCCGCTACCACCCGGCGGTCGTCGCCCAGGCGGCCGCCACGACCGCCCTGCTGAGCGACGGACGCTTCACGCTCGGGATCGGCGCGGGCGAGCGGCTCAACGAGCACGTGGTCGGTGGCGGCTGGCCCGCGGTGTCCGTCCGCCACGCCATGCTCGTGGAGGCCCTGGAGATCATCCACAGGCTGTTCGAGGGCGGCTACCAGTCCTACGAGGGCCGCTACCTCACGCTGGAGGACGCCCGCGTGTTCGACCTGCCGAAGGAGCCCGTCCCCCTCGCGGTCGCGGCCGGCGGTCCGCGGGCCGCGCGCCTCGCGGCGGACAAGGGCGACGGCCTGTTCGTCACCGAGCCCGACCCGGACCTGCTCGCGACGTTCCGCGAGGCCGGCGGGACCGGTCCGTCCTACGCGGAGGTGCCGCTCGCCTTCGGTACGACCGAGGACGAGGCCGCCCAGGAGGCGCACCGCACGTCGCGCTGGACGCTGAGCGGCTGGAAGGTGATGGCGGAGCTGCCGAACCCCGTCAACTTCGACGCCGCGAGCGGCACGGTCACCCTCGACGACATCAAGGGCCAGTTCTCCTGCGGGCCGGACGTCGAGCGGCACGTCGAGCAGGCCCGGCCCTTCGCCGAGGCCGGCTACGACCACCTCGTCCTCATGGACGTGGGTCCCGACCCCCACGCCTTCCTCGACTTCGCGGCCGACGGCCTCATCGACCGGGTGCGCGCGCTCGGGGGCTGA
- a CDS encoding HAD family hydrolase: MSEPPGAPVLRVAMWSGPRNISTAMMRAWENRPDTVVVDEPFYAAYLAATRLDHPGRDEVLRAQPQDPAAVVAGLLAPVPDGVRVHYAKHMTHHLDAVPDLDWVGRCRNVLLIRDPAEVVASYVRSREACAPRDIGLLQQERLLAVLEQLGQPDPPVLDAADVLREPETYLRWVCDWLGIPFSERMLAWPAGPRDSDGVWAPHWYDAVLASTGFAPYRERQVHLDPRGAAVAAACRPAYDRLRERRLRLAG; this comes from the coding sequence GTGAGCGAGCCCCCGGGCGCGCCGGTCCTGCGCGTGGCGATGTGGTCGGGGCCGCGCAACATCTCCACGGCGATGATGCGCGCCTGGGAGAACCGGCCCGACACCGTGGTCGTCGACGAGCCGTTCTACGCCGCCTACCTCGCAGCCACGCGCCTGGACCACCCGGGTCGCGACGAGGTGCTCCGGGCGCAGCCGCAGGACCCCGCCGCCGTCGTCGCGGGGCTGCTCGCTCCGGTGCCCGACGGCGTGCGCGTGCACTACGCCAAGCACATGACGCACCACCTCGACGCGGTCCCCGACCTGGACTGGGTGGGGCGCTGCCGCAACGTCCTCCTCATCCGCGACCCGGCGGAGGTCGTGGCCTCCTACGTCCGTTCCCGGGAGGCGTGCGCGCCGCGGGACATCGGCCTGCTGCAGCAGGAGCGGCTCCTCGCGGTGCTGGAGCAGCTCGGCCAGCCGGACCCGCCGGTGCTCGACGCCGCCGACGTACTGCGTGAGCCGGAGACGTACCTGAGGTGGGTGTGCGACTGGCTCGGCATCCCCTTCTCCGAGCGGATGCTGGCCTGGCCCGCCGGCCCTCGGGACTCCGACGGCGTCTGGGCGCCCCACTGGTACGACGCCGTCCTCGCCTCGACGGGCTTCGCGCCGTACCGGGAGCGGCAGGTGCACCTGGACCCCCGAGGGGCCGCTGTGGCCGCGGCCTGCCGACCGGCCTACGACCGGCTGCGCGAGCGCCGCCTGCGGCTGGCGGGCTGA